The nucleotide window CGTCAAGGCCGAATGGACGCCGCCGACGTTGTCCGTCACGCCGGAACAACTCGCGGTCAGCGCCAAGACAATCTTCACCATCAAGGCCACGGATGAAGACTCCAACCTGCGGACAGTGCGGGTCATCGCCCAGCAAGGGGACAAGACCTTCCAAATCCTTGACCTGAAGGTCACGGAAGAGGCCAAGGAACTGACCGAACAATTCACGATCCCCAAGGAAGGCCTTGGCAACGGTCCCCTGACCCTCATGGTTTCGGTCACGGATACGTCCTGGCACCGCTTTGGACGCGGGAATATCTCCCAGATCACGCGGGAACTGCATATCGACACCAGAGCCCCGATGATTTCCGTGCTTTCCGGCCAGCACAACGTCAACCAAGGTGGCAGCGGCGTCGTCGTCTACAGCACGAACGAGGAGCTGCGACAATCCGGCGTGCGCATGGGCGACCATTTTTTCCCGGGCTATCCATACCAAGCCGGAAAATATCTCTGTTTCTTCGCCATCCCCCACAACATGGACGCCAAGGCCGCGGCTCCCGTCCTCGTGGCGCGGGACATGGCCGACAACGAATGCACGGTGGGCTTCATGTTCCGAGCACGGCCCAAAACATTCAGGCACGATAACATCAATATCTCCGAACGCTTTCTGCAAGCAAAGATGCCCCAATTCGCGAACATGTATCCGGATCTCTCCCAGCCCCTGGATATTTTTCTCCGGGTCAACAGCGAGCTGCGCAAGAAAAACGTGGCCTTCCTGAAGGAACTGGGCAAGGACACGGTGCCGCAAATGCTCTGGAGCGGCCCCTTCGTGCGTCTGCCCAACAGCGCCCCCATGGCCGGCTTTGGCGATAATCGGACGTACATGCACCAAGACAAACCCGTGGACAACCAAACACACATGGGCGTTGACCTGGCCTCCCTGGCGGCCGCGCCCGTGCCCGCCGGAAATACCGGGCGGGTCATTCTGGCGGAATTCATGGGCATCTACGGAAACGTCATCGTCATCGACCACGGCTTTGGCGTGCACTCCCTGTACTCGCACCTCAGCG belongs to Deltaproteobacteria bacterium and includes:
- a CDS encoding M23 family metallopeptidase; protein product: MKSRVSTFFFVILMLLAGALGWLYSVKAEWTPPTLSVTPEQLAVSAKTIFTIKATDEDSNLRTVRVIAQQGDKTFQILDLKVTEEAKELTEQFTIPKEGLGNGPLTLMVSVTDTSWHRFGRGNISQITRELHIDTRAPMISVLSGQHNVNQGGSGVVVYSTNEELRQSGVRMGDHFFPGYPYQAGKYLCFFAIPHNMDAKAAAPVLVARDMADNECTVGFMFRARPKTFRHDNINISERFLQAKMPQFANMYPDLSQPLDIFLRVNSELRKKNVAFLKELGKDTVPQMLWSGPFVRLPNSAPMAGFGDNRTYMHQDKPVDNQTHMGVDLASLAAAPVPAGNTGRVILAEFMGIYGNVIVIDHGFGVHSLYSHLSEMHIHKGDHVERGQIIGKTGATGMAGGDHLHFGMLISGLEVQPIEWWDQHWITDNITSKLQ